In Deinococcus maricopensis DSM 21211, one genomic interval encodes:
- a CDS encoding thioredoxin domain-containing protein, with protein MNRLGNATSPYLQQHADNPVDWYEWGDEAFRAARERDVPILLSVGYATCHWCHVMAHESFEDAQTAAFMNEHFVNVKVDREQRPDVDAVYMRAVQAMTGAGGWPMTVFLAPDRRPFYAGTYFPPRDAYGMPSFRTVLASVANAWADRRDQLLGNADALTEHVRAMSAPKPAADGALPEDFAPRGLDNARRTFDARHGGFGSAPKFPAPTFLTYLLTQPDGRDMAVRTLDAMMRGGLMDQLGGGFHRYSVDERWLVPHFEKMLYDNAQLVRAYLRAHVVTGRADFLDTARATLAYMERELLTPEGGFACAQDADQEGIEGKFFVWTPQEFRDLLGADADLALRHYGVTDAGNFQDPHHPAFGRRSVLSVVTDVPELARAFSLGEDDVRARLGRARETLFSARRARAHPGLDDKVLTSWNGLALMAFADAYRLTGETHYLDVARRNADFVRARLTAPDGAPLHAYRADVRGLLEDAALYGLGLVALYAAAGNLEHLQWARALWDRARRDHWDDAAGVFYSSGPDAEALVAPTTETFDAAIMSDNAAACLLGLHIDRYFGEDEGARITARVLAGTANDMLTHPSGFGGLWQAHAHLHAPHVEIALLGTPEQRAPFERALAAQDLPFVTVAPAERGGGLPLLEGREGNGVAYVCRNFTCDLPARDPAAFTAQLRALQG; from the coding sequence ATGAACCGCCTCGGAAACGCCACCAGCCCCTACCTGCAGCAGCACGCGGACAACCCCGTCGACTGGTACGAATGGGGAGATGAAGCCTTCCGGGCCGCCCGCGAACGCGACGTGCCCATCCTGCTGTCCGTCGGGTACGCCACCTGCCACTGGTGCCACGTGATGGCCCACGAATCCTTCGAGGACGCGCAGACGGCCGCGTTCATGAACGAGCACTTCGTGAATGTCAAAGTCGACCGCGAACAGCGGCCCGACGTGGACGCCGTGTACATGCGCGCCGTGCAGGCCATGACCGGCGCGGGCGGCTGGCCCATGACGGTGTTCCTCGCGCCGGACCGCCGGCCGTTCTACGCGGGCACGTACTTCCCGCCGCGCGACGCGTACGGCATGCCGTCCTTCCGCACGGTCCTCGCGAGCGTCGCGAACGCCTGGGCAGACCGCCGGGACCAGCTGCTCGGCAACGCGGACGCCCTCACGGAGCACGTCCGCGCCATGAGCGCCCCGAAACCCGCCGCGGACGGCGCCCTCCCGGAGGACTTCGCGCCGCGCGGCCTCGACAACGCCCGCCGCACGTTCGACGCGCGCCACGGCGGGTTCGGCAGCGCGCCGAAATTCCCCGCGCCGACCTTCCTGACGTACCTGCTCACGCAGCCTGACGGGCGCGACATGGCCGTGCGCACCCTCGACGCCATGATGCGCGGCGGCCTGATGGACCAGCTCGGCGGGGGCTTCCACCGCTACAGCGTCGACGAGCGCTGGCTGGTGCCACACTTCGAGAAGATGCTGTACGACAACGCGCAGCTCGTGCGCGCGTACCTGCGCGCGCACGTCGTCACGGGCCGCGCGGACTTCCTCGACACCGCCCGCGCCACCCTCGCGTACATGGAGCGCGAACTGCTCACCCCCGAGGGCGGCTTCGCGTGCGCGCAGGACGCCGATCAGGAAGGCATCGAGGGGAAATTCTTCGTGTGGACGCCGCAGGAATTCCGGGACCTGCTCGGCGCGGACGCCGACCTGGCCCTGCGGCACTACGGCGTGACGGACGCCGGAAACTTCCAAGACCCACACCACCCGGCGTTCGGGCGGCGGAGCGTGCTGAGCGTCGTCACGGACGTCCCCGAGCTCGCCCGCGCGTTCAGCCTCGGCGAGGACGACGTGCGCGCCCGACTGGGCCGCGCGCGCGAAACCCTGTTCAGCGCCCGCCGCGCGCGCGCCCACCCGGGACTGGACGACAAGGTCCTGACGTCCTGGAACGGCCTGGCCCTCATGGCTTTCGCGGACGCGTACCGCCTCACCGGCGAGACGCACTACCTCGACGTGGCCCGGCGGAACGCCGACTTCGTCCGCGCGCGCCTCACCGCGCCCGACGGCGCACCCCTGCACGCCTACCGCGCCGACGTACGCGGCCTGCTGGAGGACGCCGCCCTGTACGGCCTGGGCCTCGTCGCACTGTACGCCGCCGCAGGAAACCTGGAGCACCTGCAGTGGGCGCGGGCCCTGTGGGACCGGGCGCGCCGCGACCACTGGGACGACGCGGCGGGCGTGTTCTACAGCAGCGGCCCGGACGCCGAGGCGCTCGTCGCGCCCACCACCGAAACGTTCGACGCCGCCATCATGAGCGACAATGCCGCCGCGTGCCTGCTGGGGCTGCACATCGACCGGTACTTCGGCGAGGACGAGGGCGCGCGCATCACGGCGCGGGTGCTCGCGGGCACCGCGAACGACATGCTCACGCACCCCAGCGGCTTCGGCGGGCTGTGGCAGGCGCACGCACACCTGCACGCACCGCACGTAGAGATCGCGCTGCTGGGCACGCCCGAGCAGCGCGCCCCGTTCGAGCGCGCCCTCGCCGCGCAGGACCTCCCGTTCGTGACGGTCGCGCCAGCCGAGCGCGGCGGCGGCCTGCCGTTGCTGGAAGGCCGCGAGGGGAACGGCGTCGCGTACGTCTGCCGGAACTTCACCTGCGACCTGCCCGCCCGCGACCCCGCCGCCTTCACGGCGCAGCTGCGCGCCCTGCAAGGCTGA
- a CDS encoding S8 family peptidase: MPKFPKSASRPLALAVTLSVLLAACSQPQGATPTSALPADDLGLWAAPANVPADVPGELIVKVRARTPLNAQTLGLGALLLRAERLTPGGDVYRLTVPSGREAQALHTLSARGTVAYAERNHTYTPQGAYIVNDTFYSTLWGLQGSTTQPASPYGTGAAAAWARGYTGSASVYVGVVDTGVQIDHPDLAAQVWTNPADPADGVDNDGNGYVDDTRGWNFTDGSSALYTGNADKHGTHVAGIIGARANNAQGVAGVNWAVNLIPTKFLGTSGYGDTANAVSAIAYLTDLKVNRGVNVVAINSSWSGAPSQALYDAISAANDAGILFVASAGNNGVNADAQPAYPAAYDLPNVVSVTAIDKAGALPSWANTGAGSVDLGAPGVSIRSTVNGSTYATADGTSMATAFVTGAAALYASTHPGVSPSALKAALLASVTPTASLQGRTVTGGRLDVARLMTLP, from the coding sequence ATGCCGAAGTTCCCCAAGTCCGCGTCCCGTCCCCTCGCGCTCGCCGTGACCCTCAGCGTCCTGCTGGCCGCCTGCAGCCAACCGCAGGGCGCCACGCCGACCAGCGCCCTCCCCGCAGACGACCTCGGCTTGTGGGCGGCGCCCGCCAACGTCCCCGCGGACGTCCCCGGCGAACTGATCGTGAAGGTCCGCGCGCGCACCCCCCTGAACGCGCAGACGCTCGGCCTGGGCGCGCTGCTCCTGCGCGCCGAGCGGCTCACGCCCGGCGGTGACGTGTACCGCCTCACCGTGCCGAGCGGCCGCGAAGCGCAGGCGCTGCACACCCTGAGCGCCCGCGGCACCGTCGCGTACGCGGAACGCAACCACACGTACACGCCGCAGGGCGCGTACATCGTGAACGACACCTTCTACAGCACGCTGTGGGGCCTGCAGGGGTCCACGACGCAGCCCGCGAGCCCCTACGGGACGGGCGCCGCGGCTGCCTGGGCGCGTGGGTACACCGGCAGCGCCAGCGTGTACGTCGGCGTGGTCGACACCGGCGTGCAGATCGACCACCCGGACCTCGCCGCGCAGGTGTGGACGAACCCCGCCGACCCAGCCGACGGCGTGGATAACGACGGGAACGGCTACGTGGACGACACGCGCGGCTGGAACTTCACGGACGGCAGCAGCGCGCTGTACACCGGCAACGCCGACAAGCACGGCACGCACGTGGCGGGCATCATCGGCGCGCGCGCGAACAACGCGCAGGGCGTCGCGGGCGTCAACTGGGCGGTGAACCTGATCCCCACGAAGTTCCTCGGGACGTCCGGGTACGGCGACACGGCGAACGCGGTGAGCGCTATCGCGTACCTCACGGACCTGAAGGTGAACCGCGGCGTGAACGTCGTGGCGATCAACAGCTCCTGGTCGGGCGCGCCGTCGCAGGCGCTGTACGACGCGATTTCCGCCGCGAACGACGCGGGCATCCTGTTCGTGGCCTCCGCCGGGAACAACGGCGTGAACGCGGACGCGCAGCCCGCGTACCCGGCGGCGTACGACTTGCCGAACGTCGTGTCGGTCACGGCCATCGACAAGGCGGGGGCGTTGCCGTCGTGGGCGAACACCGGGGCGGGCAGCGTGGACCTTGGCGCGCCCGGCGTGAGCATCCGTTCGACGGTGAACGGCAGCACGTACGCAACCGCGGACGGAACCAGCATGGCGACCGCGTTCGTGACGGGCGCCGCCGCGCTGTACGCGTCCACGCACCCGGGCGTGAGCCCCAGCGCCCTGAAAGCGGCGCTGCTCGCGTCGGTCACGCCGACCGCGTCCCTGCAGGGGCGTACCGTCACGGGTGGGCGTCTGGATGTGGCGCGCCTGATGACCCTGCCGTGA
- a CDS encoding fimbria/pilus outer membrane usher protein: MDVVVNDVPQHPPVLVLTDGQRAYVNAQAAGTLRLHQRDAQCVNDEPYVLLNDLVDAVRVDEENLRLHLNASPERFQLTRITLRDAAGAVAPTFSVPSGFMDYAVVLGAQTGLALSGNVLVGGAAGRFSAQAALNVQAYPNVTLSGFTAEGAYDLPEQALRVRAGTVETSARLWGGAVPLYGVRVQSLDDVSGSTRKDQTVRGTLTRPSLVDVYDADGWLYTKRLPAGPYEIDGLQPHGAFGTLHVDVEDVLHTKTNFTQAYYAQPDMLRAGGWTYSASAGYTPKIDRWLAQGDVAYGVTPQWTVGAQAEATRDAALFGVVNRVAVGPAYVTLVGAGSRSWLGWGAYGQLSAQVSGKDWLALGEVHVRTPGFTRVDDDRARLSTLGLAPELGFSLASSMTVARGHNVGVSYAYTLATSGEGTGSLGVQYTYQPTNDFTLNLSATGLLTNRVKLALTSEYLFGGNSKVSTSTDGRGPRTLTRAATGTTAVAYGHDDVAQSFALANRGRYFDMNVNASASPTQTRGQVALKGGVTLDAQGVRFGRSTLGSFARVYVGYPNVALMLNGNLTPAATTDASGWAVLGPLQPYRTNTVRVRLNDLPLEAELNSSVLKFSAPYRGAVELRFETHVETGLVVTVLTPDGQAVPLGTLVTLNDDTFVVGDRGELYLSGPPAGTYTFTLTPPGRRRARSRRRCRRPAWSAPRSRSPAAPPDPPLLRKVPP, from the coding sequence ATGGACGTCGTTGTGAACGACGTGCCCCAGCACCCCCCCGTGCTGGTGCTCACCGACGGGCAGCGCGCGTACGTGAACGCCCAGGCGGCCGGTACGCTGCGCCTGCACCAGCGCGACGCGCAGTGCGTGAACGACGAACCGTACGTGCTCCTGAACGACCTCGTGGACGCCGTGCGCGTCGACGAGGAGAACCTGCGGCTGCACCTCAACGCCAGCCCGGAACGCTTCCAACTCACCCGCATCACGCTCAGGGACGCCGCCGGGGCGGTCGCGCCCACCTTCAGCGTCCCGAGCGGCTTCATGGATTACGCCGTGGTGCTCGGCGCGCAGACGGGTCTGGCCCTGTCCGGGAACGTCCTCGTCGGCGGCGCCGCCGGGCGTTTCTCCGCGCAGGCGGCCCTGAACGTGCAGGCCTACCCGAACGTGACCCTGAGCGGCTTCACGGCCGAAGGGGCGTACGACCTGCCGGAGCAGGCGCTGCGCGTGCGGGCCGGAACGGTCGAGACGAGCGCGCGCCTGTGGGGCGGCGCCGTGCCGCTGTACGGCGTGCGCGTGCAGTCCCTGGATGACGTGTCCGGCAGCACCCGCAAGGACCAGACGGTACGCGGGACCCTCACCCGCCCTAGCCTGGTGGACGTGTACGACGCGGACGGATGGCTCTACACCAAACGCCTCCCGGCCGGGCCATACGAGATCGACGGGCTGCAGCCGCACGGGGCGTTCGGCACGCTCCACGTGGACGTCGAGGACGTCCTGCACACCAAAACGAACTTCACGCAGGCGTACTACGCGCAGCCCGACATGCTGCGCGCGGGCGGCTGGACCTACAGCGCGAGCGCCGGCTACACGCCGAAAATCGACCGGTGGCTCGCGCAGGGCGACGTCGCGTACGGCGTGACGCCGCAATGGACGGTGGGCGCACAGGCCGAAGCCACGCGCGACGCCGCGCTGTTCGGCGTCGTGAACCGCGTGGCGGTCGGCCCGGCGTACGTCACGCTGGTCGGCGCGGGCAGCCGCAGCTGGCTCGGCTGGGGCGCGTACGGGCAGCTGAGCGCGCAGGTGAGCGGCAAGGACTGGCTGGCCCTCGGCGAGGTGCACGTCAGAACGCCCGGATTCACGCGCGTCGACGACGACCGCGCGCGCCTCAGCACGCTCGGCCTGGCCCCGGAGCTGGGGTTCTCGCTGGCGTCGTCCATGACGGTCGCGCGCGGGCACAACGTCGGCGTGTCGTACGCGTACACCCTCGCCACCTCCGGCGAGGGGACCGGCAGCCTCGGGGTGCAGTACACCTACCAGCCCACGAACGACTTCACGCTGAACCTGTCCGCGACGGGCCTACTCACGAACCGCGTGAAGCTCGCGCTGACCAGCGAGTACCTGTTCGGCGGGAACAGCAAGGTCAGCACCAGCACGGACGGGCGCGGGCCGCGCACGCTCACGCGCGCCGCGACCGGCACGACCGCCGTCGCGTACGGGCACGACGACGTCGCGCAGAGCTTCGCGCTCGCGAACCGCGGGCGGTACTTCGACATGAACGTGAACGCCAGCGCCTCCCCCACCCAGACGCGCGGGCAGGTCGCCCTGAAAGGCGGCGTCACCCTCGACGCGCAGGGCGTGCGGTTCGGGCGGTCCACGCTGGGCAGCTTCGCGCGCGTGTACGTCGGGTACCCGAACGTCGCGCTGATGCTCAACGGCAACCTCACCCCCGCCGCGACGACCGACGCGAGCGGCTGGGCGGTCCTCGGGCCCCTGCAGCCGTACCGCACGAACACCGTCCGGGTGCGCCTCAACGACCTGCCGCTCGAAGCGGAACTCAACAGCAGCGTCCTGAAGTTCAGCGCGCCGTACCGCGGCGCCGTGGAGCTCCGCTTCGAAACGCACGTCGAAACGGGCCTCGTCGTCACGGTCCTCACGCCCGACGGGCAGGCCGTCCCCCTCGGCACGCTCGTCACCCTGAACGACGACACGTTCGTGGTCGGCGACCGCGGCGAACTGTACCTGAGCGGCCCGCCTGCCGGGACGTACACCTTCACGCTCACCCCCCCGGGCAGGCGCCGTGCGCGTTCCCGGCGACGCTGCCGGCGTCCGGCGTGGTCCGCGCCTCGCAGCCGCTCACCTGCCGCCCCACCTGACCCGCCCCTCCTCAGAAAGGTCCCCCCCTGA